Proteins co-encoded in one Arachis hypogaea cultivar Tifrunner chromosome 13, arahy.Tifrunner.gnm2.J5K5, whole genome shotgun sequence genomic window:
- the LOC140177719 gene encoding uncharacterized protein, whose product MVLYIQLSRMHVIRSVCYKMTANLSMQLLRQVPKKNGKTFLWRTLSASIRSCRDTVLNVASNEIASLLLPNGRTAHSRFKISLSITEDSICNMKSGSPHAKLLVKAKLIVWDEAPMISKYCYEVFDKCLKDILRFTVGYKQNLPLGGKVVVLGGDFRQILPMIPNDSRQDIVQTAINSSYL is encoded by the exons ATGGTGTTGTATATCCAGCTTTCAAGGATGCATGTTATACGCTCGGTTTGTTACAAGATGACTGCGAATTTGTCGATGCAATTGTTAAGGCAAGTACCTAAGAAG AACGGAAAAACATTTTTGTGGCGAACCCTTTCTGCTTCAATAAGGAGCTGTCGTGATACTGTTTTGAATGTGGCTTCAAATGAAATTGCGTCATTGCTTCTTCCTAATGGAAGAACTGCACATTCCAGATTTAAAATTTCACTCAGCATTACTGAGGATTCTATTTGTAATATGAAGTCAGGGAGTCCTCACGCTAAACTATTAGTAAAGGCAAAGCTCATTGTATGGGATGAGGCACCAATGATAAGTAAATATTGTTATGAAGTTTTTGACAAGTGTCTAAAGGATATTCTTCGATTCACTGTAGGTTATAAACAAAATTTGCCTTTGGGTGGAAAGGTCGTAGTGTTGGGTGGAGATTTTAGACAAATTTTACCCATGATTCCAAATGATTCGAGACAAGACATTGTTCAAACTGCAATCAATTCTTCATATCTTTAG